From one Coffea eugenioides isolate CCC68of chromosome 11, Ceug_1.0, whole genome shotgun sequence genomic stretch:
- the LOC113751844 gene encoding uncharacterized protein LOC113751844, which translates to MDTLDAILLGASKACCSPLAIFIQIQGYFICLILALGWAGAAYVRSREIRRMAERMRTGNSFAFLCSDINELEHSNQIHLPRVSVIMPLKGFGEHNLHNWRSQEFCLTGSSPGACFATERL; encoded by the exons ATGGATACATTGGACGCTATCTTGTTAGGTGCAAGCAAAGCTTGCTGTAGTCCGCTCGCCATTTTTATTCAGATCCAG GGATATTTTATCTGCTTAATTCTTGCTCTTGGATGGGCTGGTGCTGCTTATGTCAG AAGCAGAGAAATAAGACGGATGGCTGAGAGAATGAGAACTGGCAACAGTTTTGCATTTCTCTGTAGTGATATTAATGAGCTCGAGCATTCAAATCAGATCCATTTGCCTCGAGTGTCAGTTATCATGCCTTTGAAGGGCTTTGGAGAGCATAATCTACACAATTGGAGATCTCag GAGTTTTGCCTCACCGGATCTTCCCCTGGTGCCTGCTTTGCAACTGAAAGGCTTTAA